A single Paenibacillus kribbensis DNA region contains:
- a CDS encoding GGDEF domain-containing protein, with amino-acid sequence MESVTLTLLSLMGTWGFPSLAGAVTAACGLYIILMMALMCVIIYSRQRKKAYILFSVAAIFIMTYEAMNLYSASGGKMLLHGIVWKNTLEAFAFMLINAAVFQLYRKLKRAETWTLLLLGALLILPVLAWTFSLLPAWISAAKLVDFTLFYRVLVLILSMVFITPRIGQPRKFTVGLLLYLLWLGCLWLGSDIPVEEGAENTVLWMSFLPLLYYTTLFIILFERIVELLQRIYRSSITDGLTGLYNRKYFSGRLRRYMEQGIRVSVIFCDIDNFKKLNDTQGHARADEVLKQVAQIMEDELDEIGLTGRYGGEELVAMVVDRRAKVEQVAERIRKRVAEESIVTISVGHSTVKNEMDPDELVKQADQAMYISKTTGKNKVTAYKATEVKKSRTAKAQ; translated from the coding sequence ATGGAGTCGGTGACATTGACGTTGTTGTCCTTAATGGGAACATGGGGTTTCCCATCTTTAGCCGGGGCCGTAACTGCAGCCTGCGGTTTGTATATTATACTCATGATGGCGCTTATGTGCGTGATCATATATAGCAGACAACGAAAAAAAGCCTATATTCTTTTTTCCGTTGCCGCTATTTTTATTATGACATATGAAGCCATGAATCTCTATTCGGCGAGTGGAGGCAAGATGCTGCTGCACGGAATCGTGTGGAAAAATACGCTGGAGGCATTTGCCTTCATGCTCATCAATGCCGCCGTATTTCAACTCTATCGAAAGCTAAAACGTGCGGAAACATGGACTCTGCTGTTACTGGGCGCGTTATTGATATTGCCGGTTCTTGCCTGGACTTTCAGCCTGCTGCCCGCTTGGATCAGCGCAGCAAAGCTGGTGGATTTTACTCTGTTTTATCGAGTATTGGTGCTCATACTGAGTATGGTGTTCATCACCCCGAGAATCGGCCAGCCCAGAAAATTTACAGTCGGCTTGCTTCTGTATTTGCTCTGGCTTGGTTGTCTGTGGCTGGGAAGTGATATCCCTGTAGAGGAAGGCGCGGAAAATACAGTTCTGTGGATGTCATTTTTGCCGCTGCTGTATTACACCACGTTGTTTATCATTCTGTTTGAACGGATTGTGGAGCTGCTGCAAAGGATTTACCGTTCTTCCATCACAGATGGTCTGACGGGTCTGTACAACCGCAAATACTTTTCGGGACGACTGCGACGATACATGGAGCAGGGAATCCGCGTATCGGTCATTTTTTGCGATATCGACAATTTCAAAAAACTGAATGATACACAGGGGCACGCCCGCGCGGATGAAGTGCTGAAGCAGGTCGCGCAGATTATGGAGGATGAGCTGGATGAAATCGGACTGACCGGGCGTTATGGCGGCGAGGAACTGGTGGCGATGGTTGTGGATCGACGTGCCAAGGTCGAACAGGTCGCAGAACGCATTCGCAAGCGGGTCGCCGAGGAAAGCATCGTGACCATCAGTGTCGGCCATAGTACAGTCAAAAATGAAATGGACCCGGATGAACTGGTCAAGCAGGCGGATCAGGCGATGTACATATCCAAAACGACAGGTAAAAACAAGGTTACAGCTTATAAAGCAACAGAAGTGAAAAAAAGCCGAACAGCAAAGGCACAATAA
- a CDS encoding pseudouridine synthase: protein MSEKGRQTQRLDKVLTHMGYGSRSDIKRQVKQGIITVNGRTIKDSGLQVHPYNDQIEVNGERVVFREYIYIMLHKPPGVISATEDTRERTVLDLLSAEERHFEPFPVGRLDKDTEGLLLLTNDGKLAHELLSPRRHVPKTYEATVSGHVTEEDIHQFAAGVELDDGYVTLPAQLTILRHEHLQQADKEVISYISLVIHEGKFHQVKRMFEAVGKKVTYLKRTAMGPLTLDEQLPLGSYRELTHEELAWIGRDLASATSETS, encoded by the coding sequence ATGAGTGAAAAGGGCAGACAAACGCAGCGTTTGGACAAAGTTTTAACCCATATGGGATATGGTTCGCGCAGTGATATCAAGAGACAGGTGAAGCAAGGGATCATTACGGTGAATGGTCGAACCATCAAGGATAGCGGCTTGCAGGTTCATCCGTACAACGATCAGATCGAAGTGAATGGGGAACGTGTTGTTTTTCGGGAGTATATTTATATTATGTTGCACAAGCCGCCTGGTGTAATTTCTGCAACCGAGGATACGCGGGAACGGACGGTGCTGGATTTGCTGAGTGCGGAGGAACGACATTTTGAGCCTTTTCCAGTAGGGCGATTGGATAAAGATACAGAAGGGCTCTTGTTGTTGACCAACGACGGCAAGCTGGCGCATGAACTATTGTCTCCACGACGTCATGTCCCCAAAACGTATGAAGCTACCGTATCGGGTCATGTCACGGAAGAGGATATTCATCAGTTTGCTGCTGGAGTGGAGCTGGACGACGGCTATGTTACCCTTCCCGCTCAGCTGACCATTCTTCGGCACGAACATCTGCAGCAGGCGGATAAAGAAGTCATTTCCTATATTTCGCTTGTGATCCATGAAGGGAAATTTCATCAGGTGAAGCGTATGTTCGAGGCGGTTGGTAAAAAGGTGACCTATCTTAAAAGAACGGCCATGGGCCCGTTAACGCTGGACGAACAGCTGCCGCTGGGCAGCTATCGTGAGCTGACTCACGAGGAGCTGGCATGGATTGGGCGGGATTTGGCATCTGCAACCTCGGAGACTTCATGA
- a CDS encoding RsmB/NOP family class I SAM-dependent RNA methyltransferase translates to MGVQLPTAFVKRMEQLLGDEFEAFMAAYEHTPHAGIRVNTLKIPVEAFKAISPFELRPIPWCSTGFYIPHGTKPGLHPYYHAGLYYVQEPSAMSPVELLNVAVDETVLDLCAAPGGKSTQIAAKLQGSGVLVTNDISAERTKALAKNVELYGVRNAVVLNESPDRIAEAFPHFFDKILIDAPCSGEGMFRKDEDMAKQWETHSVEKCVVMQRDILRVAASMLSDGGRIVYSTCTFAPEENEGMIAEFLAAHPDFEVIPVPSGAGFAPGHPEWVSETVAAAHPELRGTARLWPHLVEGEGHFIAVLQHQGSRAAVAEKALNMDAERPRREQHLSVEESLARNGQSRYASGDAKRNKKGMDGKPGKGASGRGFEGSKSRSGKEAVKVARTSHDVMESYRQFVQEQLEISFTGYTVVYGDRIYQSPLASHRLNGLKVVRPGWFIGTDKNGRFVPSHPLAVALRPSEAVRSINLSSSDAEAIRYLKGETLSIPVQRITLKNDAQPKGYVLICIDGYTAGWGKWQDGMLKNEYPTGWRWTSV, encoded by the coding sequence ATGGGTGTACAGCTTCCTACAGCATTTGTGAAGCGCATGGAGCAACTGCTTGGTGACGAATTTGAAGCTTTTATGGCTGCTTATGAGCATACGCCACATGCGGGAATACGAGTCAATACATTAAAAATTCCGGTGGAGGCGTTTAAGGCGATTTCGCCATTTGAGCTGCGTCCGATACCGTGGTGTAGTACAGGTTTTTACATTCCGCACGGTACGAAGCCCGGGTTGCATCCTTACTACCATGCGGGGCTGTATTATGTGCAGGAACCCAGTGCAATGTCTCCGGTAGAACTGCTAAATGTAGCTGTGGATGAGACTGTATTGGACCTGTGCGCTGCACCGGGGGGGAAATCGACTCAAATAGCCGCCAAGCTGCAAGGAAGCGGTGTATTGGTAACGAATGATATTAGCGCGGAACGAACCAAGGCGTTGGCTAAAAATGTGGAATTATACGGTGTGCGTAATGCCGTGGTATTGAATGAAAGCCCGGACCGGATCGCCGAGGCCTTTCCTCATTTTTTTGACAAGATTTTAATTGATGCGCCTTGTTCGGGAGAAGGCATGTTCCGCAAGGATGAGGACATGGCGAAGCAATGGGAAACGCACTCTGTGGAAAAATGTGTGGTCATGCAACGGGACATTTTGCGCGTAGCGGCTTCGATGTTGAGCGACGGGGGAAGGATTGTTTATTCGACCTGTACCTTTGCACCGGAGGAAAATGAGGGGATGATCGCAGAGTTTCTGGCGGCTCACCCTGATTTTGAGGTTATTCCTGTTCCTTCAGGAGCAGGCTTTGCACCAGGACATCCGGAATGGGTGAGTGAAACGGTTGCGGCAGCCCACCCTGAGCTGCGTGGGACGGCACGCCTCTGGCCGCATCTTGTAGAGGGCGAGGGGCATTTTATCGCTGTATTGCAGCATCAGGGTAGTCGTGCCGCTGTGGCAGAAAAGGCTTTGAACATGGATGCAGAACGGCCACGTAGGGAACAGCATTTGTCTGTCGAGGAATCGCTGGCTCGAAACGGACAGAGCAGGTATGCCAGTGGAGATGCTAAACGAAATAAAAAAGGAATGGATGGGAAGCCAGGTAAAGGAGCGTCCGGACGCGGCTTTGAGGGTAGCAAGTCCCGTTCTGGCAAAGAGGCTGTAAAGGTTGCGCGCACATCGCATGATGTGATGGAGTCCTATCGCCAGTTTGTACAAGAGCAGCTTGAGATATCATTTACAGGCTACACGGTCGTCTATGGAGATCGCATCTATCAGTCGCCGCTGGCCTCACATCGTCTGAACGGCCTTAAAGTAGTGCGTCCAGGCTGGTTTATAGGAACGGACAAGAATGGTCGATTTGTCCCTTCACACCCGTTAGCGGTAGCTTTGCGTCCGTCTGAGGCGGTTAGAAGCATAAACCTCTCCAGTTCAGATGCTGAAGCGATCCGTTATTTGAAGGGTGAAACCTTATCCATCCCGGTTCAGCGAATCACATTGAAGAACGACGCACAGCCCAAAGGCTACGTTCTCATATGTATTGATGGATATACAGCCGGATGGGGAAAGTGGCAGGACGGTATGCTCAAAAATGAATATCCAACAGGCTGGAGGTGGACATCGGTATGA
- a CDS encoding thioredoxin family protein: MNAQKSNKKKLIPVIGFFVVLAILIGVLLALNSGTKNNLYGVSTASLKPATQELLNDPNYQQIIKPEDLKSKIDNKESFFVYHFASDCVHCRATTPQLMPLSKQENITMHEFNLREYEDGWDKYNIQYTPTLVYYEKGVEKDRMEGGLKEDPSDNGFTLDDFKAFFEKYKKNVTS; encoded by the coding sequence TTGAACGCCCAAAAATCCAACAAGAAGAAGCTTATACCTGTCATTGGCTTTTTTGTTGTGCTGGCCATTTTGATTGGAGTGCTGCTTGCTTTAAATTCAGGCACTAAAAACAATCTGTATGGCGTATCCACAGCTTCTTTAAAGCCAGCCACTCAAGAACTGCTGAATGATCCGAACTATCAGCAGATTATTAAGCCAGAAGATCTGAAAAGCAAAATTGATAATAAAGAAAGCTTTTTCGTATATCATTTTGCCTCCGACTGTGTTCATTGCCGCGCCACTACTCCCCAGCTAATGCCTTTGAGCAAGCAGGAGAATATCACAATGCATGAGTTTAACCTGCGCGAGTATGAGGACGGCTGGGACAAGTACAACATTCAATATACGCCTACGCTAGTCTATTACGAAAAAGGCGTGGAAAAGGATCGTATGGAAGGCGGCTTGAAGGAGGACCCTTCTGACAACGGCTTTACACTTGACGATTTCAAAGCCTTTTTTGAAAAATATAAAAAGAACGTGACCTCCTAG
- a CDS encoding DUF309 domain-containing protein, protein MVNLSYEPLYVTYLVYFNRDRDYFECHEVLEELWLKLDRDPVYKGLLQIAVGLFHFRNGNYRGGHMMLDSAVHRLEHAPPQALGINMLKLVDEARVCARQLAEFVAAVKEDLQHRPPVYRDLTIEIVEPALRQAVENASPLIPANIPQQRSPQRGEKHKQRQQALEASIRRRLGADDSCIASPETKDAT, encoded by the coding sequence ATGGTGAACCTTTCCTATGAACCGTTGTACGTGACATACTTGGTATACTTCAATCGGGATCGGGATTATTTTGAATGTCATGAGGTACTGGAAGAGCTGTGGCTTAAGCTGGACCGTGACCCTGTATATAAAGGTTTACTGCAAATAGCTGTTGGGCTGTTTCATTTTCGCAATGGGAACTATCGTGGTGGGCATATGATGCTGGACAGTGCGGTACACAGGCTGGAACATGCTCCACCGCAGGCGCTGGGCATTAATATGTTGAAGCTGGTGGACGAAGCACGTGTTTGTGCCCGTCAGCTAGCCGAATTTGTTGCCGCTGTCAAGGAAGATCTTCAACATCGGCCACCGGTTTATCGGGATTTGACGATTGAAATCGTCGAGCCCGCGTTACGCCAGGCCGTAGAGAATGCATCGCCGCTCATTCCCGCCAATATCCCGCAGCAGCGAAGCCCGCAGCGTGGGGAAAAGCATAAGCAGCGTCAGCAGGCGCTGGAAGCTTCAATCAGGCGCAGACTGGGCGCTGACGACTCCTGCATAGCCTCGCCCGAAACGAAGGACGCGACGTAA
- a CDS encoding GTP pyrophosphokinase, producing the protein MDGRDWGTFLLPYDQAVEELKVKFKTMRAELKKREEYAPIEFVTGRVKKISSILDKAKRLQVSPDQLETGIEDIAGIRIMCQFVEDIRRVAEYIRGRKDLTVLYEKDYITNYKDSGYRSFHMIVEYPVQTALGLKIVLAEIQIRTLAMNFWATIEHSLSYKYRESLPDEMRARLKKAAEAAFVLDNEMSSIRLEILEAQKKFEDEANIVSKVLTGMHRLYFYHKISETIEAQRRFNELWEQHDMEGIKQLHDEVKQMLESSTKEEDRDEQ; encoded by the coding sequence ATGGACGGAAGAGACTGGGGAACATTTTTGCTGCCATACGATCAGGCGGTGGAGGAGCTTAAGGTCAAGTTCAAAACAATGCGTGCGGAGCTGAAGAAGCGCGAGGAATACGCTCCTATCGAATTCGTAACCGGACGGGTTAAAAAAATATCAAGCATCCTCGATAAAGCGAAAAGATTGCAGGTTTCTCCTGATCAGCTGGAGACGGGAATCGAGGATATTGCGGGCATCCGTATTATGTGTCAATTCGTTGAGGATATTCGGCGGGTAGCCGAGTACATTCGAGGGCGCAAGGATTTGACTGTTCTATATGAAAAGGACTATATCACCAACTATAAAGATAGCGGCTACCGCAGCTTTCATATGATTGTAGAATATCCGGTGCAAACGGCGCTGGGATTGAAAATTGTGCTGGCGGAAATTCAGATCCGTACATTGGCTATGAATTTCTGGGCCACCATCGAGCACTCACTCAGCTATAAGTATCGTGAAAGCTTGCCGGATGAAATGCGGGCACGGTTGAAAAAGGCCGCTGAAGCAGCCTTTGTATTGGATAATGAGATGTCTTCCATTCGCCTTGAAATATTGGAAGCACAGAAAAAATTTGAGGATGAAGCAAATATCGTTTCCAAAGTGCTGACAGGTATGCATCGCTTGTATTTTTACCATAAGATTAGCGAAACGATTGAGGCACAGCGCAGGTTTAATGAGCTGTGGGAGCAACACGATATGGAAGGAATCAAGCAGCTTCACGATGAAGTCAAGCAGATGCTGGAATCTTCAACCAAGGAAGAAGACAGGGATGAACAATGA
- a CDS encoding quinone-dependent dihydroorotate dehydrogenase, with protein sequence MLYRRIAKPVFFKMSPETAHHVVIGGLKYAGALPGGAATLRGMYGVKETEDLAVDLFGLHFPNPIGLAAGLDKNAEAVAGFSSIGFGFMEVGTVTPVGQPGNDRPRLFRLPPDEALVNRMGFNNLGAESMAERLAALKHRPVPVAVNIGKNKTTPNEDAHKDYEKCISALYPYADFFVVNISSPNTPDLRKLQHGSELKSLLEAVRAEMGVQAAKSGEAKSVLVKIAPDVSDEELEYMTDAIAASGVDGIIATNTTISRAGLTHRNASETGGLSGKPLRDRSTEVIGRVYRQTEGKLPIIGSGGIFTSRDAYDKIKAGASLIEIYTALIYEGPEVNRALHAGLRELLRKDGFRHITEAVGADHR encoded by the coding sequence GTGTTGTATCGAAGGATTGCAAAACCTGTTTTTTTCAAAATGAGTCCGGAAACGGCCCATCATGTAGTCATTGGTGGCTTAAAGTACGCGGGGGCGCTTCCCGGTGGAGCAGCAACGCTGCGAGGCATGTACGGAGTCAAGGAAACGGAGGACCTTGCCGTTGATCTGTTCGGCCTTCATTTTCCCAACCCGATTGGACTGGCTGCGGGATTGGATAAAAATGCGGAAGCGGTTGCCGGCTTTTCCTCGATTGGGTTTGGATTTATGGAAGTAGGCACGGTGACACCTGTCGGACAGCCCGGAAATGATCGGCCCCGTTTGTTCCGGTTGCCTCCCGATGAGGCATTGGTCAATCGGATGGGCTTTAACAATCTGGGAGCGGAGAGTATGGCCGAACGATTGGCTGCACTCAAACATCGGCCCGTTCCGGTCGCTGTTAATATTGGCAAAAACAAAACCACGCCCAATGAGGATGCACATAAGGATTATGAAAAGTGTATATCCGCGCTATATCCATATGCGGACTTCTTTGTAGTGAATATTAGCTCCCCGAATACACCGGATTTGCGTAAGCTCCAGCATGGCAGTGAACTGAAATCATTGCTGGAAGCGGTTCGGGCAGAGATGGGCGTGCAGGCGGCCAAGTCTGGCGAAGCCAAGTCTGTGCTGGTTAAAATAGCGCCAGACGTATCGGATGAGGAACTGGAATATATGACGGATGCGATTGCTGCCAGTGGAGTGGACGGTATTATTGCGACCAATACAACAATATCCAGGGCTGGTCTGACACACCGAAATGCGAGCGAAACGGGAGGACTGAGCGGCAAGCCGCTGCGTGACCGTTCTACAGAGGTTATCGGGCGGGTATACCGCCAGACGGAGGGGAAGCTGCCTATTATCGGATCGGGCGGTATTTTCACCAGCCGTGATGCCTATGACAAAATTAAAGCAGGCGCGAGCCTGATTGAAATTTATACAGCATTGATCTACGAGGGACCGGAAGTCAACCGGGCTTTACACGCCGGTCTGCGTGAACTGCTTCGAAAGGACGGCTTTAGACACATAACCGAGGCTGTTGGTGCAGATCACAGATAA
- a CDS encoding L,D-transpeptidase — MDHSPHLKSYVKKHPDNKMAWYLLGKEYESSGQEGKANYCFNRAGEVFEAFEHKQIPADVWMEYQDKLVQMSKEKERRTARARHLLTALMVLLLIWVPSANAPKHSNENASVPPGTERTAVDNVKAAEVPDVDPKETAQIGGTNAGGVFTAQGRKGSGAETALADMLTKTDRLPPKTTVLGMEQSGSWLLWRDGMQPLLSVQNRGNGGLAVQSYDAAACACKPSDRENLRKAGLEWAAGQEELAVLNSSMRAFRSQHQRLPRSLDELTRNFPDNMMYGTTEEMKKAFVPMRNLLASPGQRTGKESDQQAGSSAESSPLLASSLHGRPFLGQPLRIVVDKSKHRLGLLSGNVLIRNYSVGLGGEKTPEGKFVITDKVVNPNGKSNGEFGSRGMQLSATNYAIHGTNEPDSIGKNESLGCVRMGKRDVEELFALVPSGTEVVIGTGGLPDQVLVPDSRFTSESKHDQTNPRKTYHWLN, encoded by the coding sequence ATGGACCATTCGCCTCATCTTAAATCGTATGTAAAAAAGCATCCTGATAATAAAATGGCCTGGTATTTACTCGGTAAAGAGTATGAGAGCAGCGGTCAGGAGGGCAAAGCAAATTATTGCTTCAATCGCGCGGGGGAAGTGTTTGAAGCCTTCGAGCATAAACAGATTCCGGCAGACGTATGGATGGAATATCAGGATAAACTGGTTCAGATGTCCAAGGAGAAGGAGCGACGAACAGCCCGTGCACGTCATCTGCTAACTGCCCTCATGGTACTTTTGCTCATATGGGTGCCCTCAGCCAATGCGCCGAAGCATTCAAATGAGAACGCATCCGTACCACCCGGAACCGAGCGCACAGCAGTTGATAACGTGAAAGCTGCAGAAGTACCGGATGTTGATCCAAAGGAGACAGCTCAGATCGGTGGGACTAATGCTGGTGGCGTGTTTACGGCTCAAGGTCGAAAAGGGAGCGGAGCTGAAACGGCGCTTGCTGATATGCTGACAAAGACGGATCGCCTGCCCCCCAAAACCACCGTGCTGGGTATGGAGCAAAGCGGCTCATGGTTACTTTGGAGAGATGGAATGCAGCCATTACTCAGTGTGCAAAACAGAGGTAATGGTGGATTAGCTGTTCAGTCTTATGACGCCGCTGCGTGTGCTTGCAAGCCGTCGGACAGGGAGAATCTTCGCAAAGCAGGTCTGGAATGGGCTGCCGGCCAGGAGGAACTGGCTGTGCTGAATAGCTCCATGCGTGCTTTTCGTTCGCAGCATCAACGTCTTCCCCGGAGCCTTGATGAGCTGACCCGAAATTTTCCTGATAACATGATGTACGGTACGACAGAGGAGATGAAGAAGGCTTTTGTACCTATGCGTAATTTACTTGCTTCACCGGGACAACGGACAGGGAAGGAATCAGATCAACAGGCTGGCTCGTCGGCTGAGAGCAGTCCTTTACTGGCATCGTCGCTGCATGGACGGCCTTTTCTGGGGCAGCCGCTGCGAATTGTGGTAGACAAATCCAAGCACAGGCTCGGACTGTTGAGTGGCAATGTGCTCATCCGGAATTATTCAGTGGGATTGGGTGGAGAAAAAACGCCGGAAGGGAAATTTGTAATTACCGATAAAGTAGTGAATCCAAACGGTAAATCCAATGGTGAGTTCGGTAGCCGTGGAATGCAGCTGTCTGCAACGAATTATGCCATCCATGGCACCAACGAGCCAGACAGCATCGGGAAAAATGAGTCGTTGGGCTGTGTCCGCATGGGCAAGAGGGATGTGGAGGAATTGTTTGCTCTTGTGCCTTCAGGTACGGAGGTAGTCATTGGTACTGGGGGATTGCCTGATCAAGTGCTTGTGCCTGATTCCCGATTTACGAGCGAGTCGAAGCACGATCAGACGAATCCCCGCAAAACCTATCACTGGTTAAATTAA
- a CDS encoding ferredoxin gives MAKYTWVEKDTCIACGACGATAPDIYDYDDEGLAEVIFEGDANQGIKAISEDLYDDMQDACDGCPTDSIKVADEPFNKEG, from the coding sequence ATGGCTAAATACACTTGGGTAGAAAAAGATACATGCATTGCTTGTGGAGCCTGTGGCGCTACAGCACCAGACATTTATGATTATGATGATGAAGGTTTGGCTGAAGTCATCTTTGAGGGAGATGCAAATCAAGGCATCAAGGCGATCTCAGAAGACCTGTATGATGATATGCAGGATGCTTGTGATGGTTGCCCTACAGATTCTATCAAAGTTGCGGACGAGCCGTTCAACAAAGAAGGTTAA
- a CDS encoding DNA polymerase IV codes for MKDVSAYYPVDGRVILHVDMNAFYCSVHAAEEPEKYKGLPTAVAGSSELRRGVIVTCSYEARRLGISTGMVVQQARRICPQLIVIQPDFHLYRRYSKAFMSIAYSYTPMLEATSIDECYLDITGSRQFGTPLEIAEEIKRRVNDELGLPCSIGVAPNKLLAKMASDLKKPRGISVLRLRDVPGILWKLPCSQLFGVGRKTADKLLQMNIRTIGQLAKADEQMLIGAFGVTGSWLKLAANGINHSPVSTEREPNKSIGHTTTLPMDVVKLEEAQRVLLNISDQVARRLRRHGMLAGGIQLTIRTPDMKTFTRSQIRSTPTENAEDIYKEACALYRRHWEEDKPVRLLGITLQQLIPKEEAAVQLDLFEYQDQPKKESLLKTMDALRDKFGENAILTAGMLGDDPSVLLRNSKLRGTSLQKDNLPSPE; via the coding sequence GTGAAAGATGTCAGTGCTTATTATCCGGTCGATGGGCGAGTTATTTTGCATGTGGATATGAATGCATTTTATTGTTCCGTTCATGCAGCGGAGGAACCGGAGAAATATAAGGGGTTGCCTACCGCCGTAGCTGGCAGTAGTGAGCTGCGCAGAGGTGTAATTGTAACCTGCTCCTACGAAGCCCGACGCTTGGGTATTTCAACAGGGATGGTTGTTCAGCAGGCGCGCCGGATTTGTCCACAGCTCATCGTAATACAGCCTGATTTTCACTTGTACCGTCGTTATTCCAAAGCGTTTATGAGCATTGCTTATTCGTATACGCCTATGCTGGAGGCCACTTCGATTGATGAATGTTATCTGGACATTACAGGTTCCAGGCAGTTTGGAACACCTCTGGAAATTGCAGAGGAAATCAAGCGCAGAGTCAATGATGAGCTTGGCTTGCCCTGCTCAATCGGAGTGGCGCCCAACAAGCTGTTAGCGAAAATGGCCTCTGATTTAAAAAAGCCGCGTGGAATATCGGTTTTGCGTCTGCGTGATGTGCCCGGCATTTTGTGGAAGCTTCCTTGCAGTCAATTGTTTGGTGTGGGTCGCAAAACGGCAGACAAACTCCTGCAAATGAACATTCGCACGATCGGGCAACTGGCCAAGGCGGATGAACAAATGTTAATTGGCGCATTTGGCGTGACAGGATCGTGGCTCAAATTGGCGGCTAACGGGATTAATCATTCTCCAGTCAGCACGGAACGAGAACCTAACAAGTCCATCGGTCATACGACTACTTTGCCTATGGATGTGGTGAAGCTGGAAGAGGCTCAGCGGGTACTTCTTAACATTAGCGACCAGGTAGCCCGGAGGCTTCGACGACACGGTATGCTGGCAGGAGGTATTCAGCTGACGATTCGGACGCCAGATATGAAAACTTTTACGCGTTCTCAGATTAGAAGTACTCCTACGGAAAATGCTGAAGACATATATAAGGAAGCTTGTGCGCTGTATCGTCGTCATTGGGAAGAGGACAAGCCTGTGCGTTTGCTGGGAATTACGCTGCAGCAGCTCATTCCGAAGGAGGAAGCGGCCGTTCAGCTGGATCTTTTCGAATACCAGGATCAGCCGAAGAAAGAAAGTCTATTGAAGACGATGGATGCGCTGCGCGACAAATTTGGTGAAAATGCAATTTTGACTGCCGGGATGCTGGGAGATGATCCTTCAGTGCTTCTTCGCAATTCCAAACTGCGTGGAACTTCACTGCAAAAAGACAATCTTCCGTCCCCTGAGTGA